Below is a window of Impatiens glandulifera chromosome 2, dImpGla2.1, whole genome shotgun sequence DNA.
CGCCAACAGTTGAATTGAGCCAACATTAGTGTTGCGCCAACAATTGAGTTGTGCCAACAACAGTGTTACGCCAATAGTTGGGTTGTTCCAACAGTTGTGTTGCGCCAACAGTAGATCTCAATATCAGCCAAGTTCCATGTTAGCCTAATACGTCAAAAACGTACTATATTCCACTCGCCTACGTACTATCACGTACGAACGAATATTCCATTCGCCTATGCACTACCTGGTACGAACGAGTATGCCATTTGCCTACGCACTGCCCCATACGCCAGGCGTACGACGAATGTACCGCTGCCACGTGTCAACATAATAGATTCGATCGTTGCCACGCAGAATATATTAAAAGGAATAAAAGGACAACAACGAATTCTCTAGTTTTCTCTCTGCGTTTTCTCTGGATTTTCTCTAGTTCTTTGTTGATCTTTCGCTAAGCTTTTTGAAGACTACTATGTTAAGCATACACGAGAGGATATATGTTGAGAGATAATCATTTGTATTGTTGCATAAACAGATCattgttgtaagttgaacaaaacgTTGTATGTTCAACAAGAGAGTGTgatagctaggagttcagaCAAGAAATTGTTAAGACCTGTGATCTGAGTGGGTttgtgtagaggctatacaaatcaaagtcttctagtggaatctttctagaaataaaagaaggggtgacgtaagagttttttctccgaacatccataaaatcttgtgttgtttgTTTACTATTTCATTCAACGTTATATCTGCCACTTCAAATACCGCAAGtattttccgcacttgaaaccgttcaaggGCTTGCtaagatttgttaaagaataaaaatagattttcagttcttaacaggattaaaatcgcatttaaagtaaaaattagTACAACAATATTCACCCCCTTCTATTATTGTATTAGATCCTAACAAGtagtatcagagcgaggttttctattctcaagctacTGTAGATATCATAATCATGTCTTATCTAAAAAATATCACAATGCTCTCAAAGGAAGATTATGATGACTGGAAGATCAGAATGCAAGCACATCTAGCTGCACAAGATGATGATATGTAGTATTTCATCATTGATGTTCCCATGAAGATATTAAAGGTTAACACAATCACAAATGCAATAGAGGGTGCTCCTAAGATGAAGGAGAAACCCATATACGAGTGGACTGCTGAAGACAAGAGGAGGGCCAACCTTGATAATGTGGCCAAAGATATTCTCTACAAAACTTTGGACAAGAATATATTCAGCAAGATCAAGTAATGTTCCACTGCCAAAcaaatttgggagaagctgactcaacTCTATGAAGGCATCaaccaaaaaaaaagaaaataaggtGATGGTttccacacagaagtttgacaGCATCAAGATGCGTCCGGGTGAGACTATGATTGAATTCGATGAAATATTCAGTAGCATAGTCATATATCTCTCAACCCTAGGAAAGATATGTAGCAAAAGAGAGGTTGTTATCAAAGTTATGAGAGCTTTTCCCTGAGaatgggatatcaagacgatGTCCGTAAGGGAATTCAAGGACCTCAACAAGATCGAGCTGTATGATCTCTttgccgatctgaaggcctaaaagtttgagataaactcaaaGAATGAAGAAGGGTCGTCCACCTCCATCACAACACAAGCACtagtgactgctgaagagccacctgcTGTGATAGCTACGAAGTCTGCTGAACAGATGAGCGACGACGCTATGTCACTATTTGTCAAGAAGTTTGACAAATTCATGAGGAAGAATCATTCTAGCTCTAATTCAAacagaaacaattataaaatgattataatgctaatttaagattttttaattgtGACAAACCAAGTAACTTCAAGGCTGATTGTAGAAATCCTAAAAAGGATGACAAGAAGCCTTTCGAGAAGAAGAGCAAGAaggaatagaaagctctgctaGCTAAGGAAAGAAAGAGCAAATGGGCTGAAATCGACTCCGATGAAAGCCCCTCAAGTGAAAGTGAGGATGAAATCTTAAAATTCTTCATGGAAGACGATATCGAGGTATTTGATTTCATCTTTAACGAATTCATAAGAGATGATctaactactgcactcaatgacatggtcattgagtataagaaATTGTAAGACTCTTTTAACGaaataaacttgaaaaaaatcTAACAGTACAAGCTTTTCAATTCAAAACAATGAACCAGAAgctttgtaaaacaaaataaatgagttCTCAGTttagaatgagaagctcaaagaaacaATTCAGACTTTTTCTGCTGAAAATCAAAGATTAAACTATGTGGTTAGTTCTTGGATGAAGTCTGAAAATACTGTGAAGTAGCTGATTGAGCATCAAAAGTCTGCCAAATACAATTCTGATCTAGGATTTATTAATGGCAATCCAGCTGAGTCCAACAACAAGTTGAACCTAGTAAAAAGCAAATTTAATCCCATAAGTTTCGTCAGGGGAAATTCAACTTATATTCAAACTAATCAAAGTTATGATTAGTTCAAGGACCTCAACAAGATCGAGCTGTATGATCTCTTTGCCGATCTGAAgacctatgagtttgagataaactcaaaGAATGAAGAGGAGTCGTCCACCTCCATCATAACACAAGCACTAGTGACTGTTGAAGAGACACCTGCTGTGATAGCTGCGAAGTCTGTTGAACAGATCAGCGACGATGATATATCACTATTTGTCAAGAAGTTTGGTAAATTCATGAGGAAGAATCATTTTAACTCTAATTCAAacagaaacaattataaaaatgattataatgCTAATTTAAGATGTTTTAATTATGACAAACCAAGTCACTTCAAGGCTGATTGTAGAAATCCCAAAAAGGATGACAAGAAGCCtttaaagaagaagaacaagaaggaaTATAAAGCTCTGCTGGCTAAGGAAAGTAAGAGCAAATGGGCTGAAATCCACTCCGATGAAAGCTCCTCAAGTGAAAGTGAGGATGAAATCGTCAAATGCTTCATGGAAGACAACATCGAGGTATTTAATTTCACCTTTAACGAATTCACAAGAGATGATCTAACTACTACACTTAATGACATGATCATTGAGTATAAGAAATTGTAAGACTTTTTAACGAAATAaacttgaaaaacaaatctgacagTACAAGCTTTTCAAATCAAAACAATGAACCAAAagctttgaaaaaaaaattaaatgatctCTTagttgagaatgagaagctcaaagaaacaATTTAGACTTTATCTGctgaaaatcaaatattaaactatGTGGTTAGTTCTTGGATAAAGTCTGAAAATGTTGTTAAGTAGCTGATTGAGCAGCAAAAGCCTTCCAGATACAAATCTGATCTAGAATTTATTAATGGCAATCCAGCTGAGTCCAGCAACAAGTTGAACAAATTTAATCCCATAAGTTTCGTCAATGGAAATTCAATTGATATTcgaattaataaaagttatgaTAACTTAACTTTGGaagatgaaattaaatatattaagccAACTAAGCAAAAGTCAAGCTGGCTTAAGCCCAAGAATAGGGCATCCAGCCGGTTTGGTAAGTAAAACCCTGATAGAAAGTCAGAaatgtttttatcaaaaatcatcTTCTAAAGTCAATGGATCATCAACAGATATAAAGAAATTTGTCAAGTCTAAAACATATGCACTATTAACAACACAAAATAggagatccataaaaataactcaaatatgaatCCCTAGGGGATTGATTAACTATGGACCCAAATGAATATGTGTACCAAAGCTGTCAATGTATATATGTGTAGGTAAATCAGGACAGCTACCTAGAAGACTCTATATGATATCTGAACCGTGGttgctcaagacacatgacaGACAACAACCGACTGCTAACAGACGTATCTAAATATACTGGACCAAAAATCACATTCgatgacaactcgaaaggtaaaattgtgggtaagggtaagattgtccacgATAACATTACTATTAACAACGTGCTATTAATAGAAAACTTGTTCTACAATTTAAttagcataagtcaaatgtgtgataatgGGTACAAAGTAGAATTTCAAAAGTATGCATGTCTTGTTAAAGATTAATAGGGGAACACCCTACTGAGAGGAAGTAGAATAGGAAATTCATATAAGATGAACTGGAAGAATAAAACGTCTGATCATGTATGCATGATTgctaaaatgatcaaaattgatTGTGGCATAAACACTTAATCACctaaactttaaaacaattaataacatTGTTCAAAAGATCTTGTAACTGGAATtcctaaactaaaatttattaaagaaaaagtcTACCCAGATTGTCAGATGGGAAAATATGTTAGATCAgcttttaaaaacaaatgaataTCCAATCTGATAGGTGTCTAGAATTATTTCACATGGATCTGTTCGGTCCAATTCCAATAACTAGTTTAAGGGGAATGAGATATACACTGGTCataattgatgattactctaggtttaCTTGGGTTGTATTTTTAGTATATAAGGATCAATCTggtgttaatttaattaaaatccttAGAAgactacaaaatgaaaaatctccaagtattataaaaattagaagtgacagagaaactgaatttacaaacaaGAATCTATATTATTTCTTTGAGGAATCtcgtattagacacgagttgtctagtgtcaAAACTCCATAGTAAAACAGTATTCctgaaaggagaaacaaaacaaataaagaagTATCTAGATCAATGCTAGCTGATTCTGGTGTGTCTCAAAAACTTTGGGCAGAAGACATTAATACATCATGTTATACTCTAAACAGATTATGATTAATAAACGatttaataaaacaccttatgaattTTTCTATGGCAAAGtttctaaaatatcatattttaggatatttagctgtaaatgttttattcaaaatattgaaaaaaatcatttaactgcttttgatgctaaagcagatgttGGCGTTATGCTAGGTTTTTCTTTAGTTAACTAAGCTTAtagagtttttaataaataaactttaactATTGAAGAATCAACCCATGTTGTatatgaatctgttgaaaataaCTCTAACAAAATTAATGAAGTTTTTAACAGATTAGAAGCAACTAATCTTCAATCCGATAGTGACAATGAAGTTCAGGTCAACATAAATAATCCATTTGATCAACCAGCTGACCTagttgaagttcaaccagacAGCTAGACTAAAAGTCA
It encodes the following:
- the LOC124924486 gene encoding uncharacterized protein LOC124924486, with product MGYQDDVRKGIQGPQQDRAFKDLNKIELYDLFADLKTYEFEINSKNEEESSTSIITQALVTVEETPAVIAAKSVEQISDDDISLFVKKFGKFMRKNHFNSNSNRNNYKNDYNANLRCFNYDKPSHFKADCRNPKKDDKKPLKKKNKKEYKALLAKESKSKWAEIHSDESSSSESEDEIVKCFMEDNIEVFNFTFNEFTRDDLTTTLNDMIIEYKKL